A genomic region of Pseudomonas sp. RSB 5.4 contains the following coding sequences:
- a CDS encoding XRE family transcriptional regulator, whose translation MASLAMNHILERIALFQFTPTHCVQARAMLGWSVEQLSREAEVAVDDIQRFEAQQDVADAARLALAYRFEAQGLVFFPGFAPGRSASMGAPSEAVGRGDYAMAE comes from the coding sequence ATGGCCTCTCTTGCGATGAACCACATCCTCGAACGCATTGCCCTTTTCCAGTTCACCCCGACGCACTGCGTCCAGGCCCGAGCGATGCTGGGCTGGAGCGTGGAACAGCTGTCGCGCGAAGCGGAGGTTGCGGTGGACGATATCCAGCGGTTTGAAGCGCAGCAGGACGTGGCGGATGCGGCGCGGTTGGCGTTGGCTTATCGGTTTGAGGCGCAGGGGCTGGTGTTTTTTCCGGGGTTTGCGCCGGGTCGCAGTGCGAGTATGGGCGCGCCATCGGAAGCAGTGGGGCGTGGGGATTATGCGATGGCTGAATAA
- a CDS encoding ribonucleotide-diphosphate reductase subunit beta, giving the protein MLSWDEFDKEDSEVATVKGANAGHATEANMDRLDSAGGAAALEARAVTADDSAAVARAKAALDSLDVAEGLAELEGASARVAVDEKRMINCRADLNQLVPFKYDWAWQKYLDGCANHWMPQEVNMTADIALWKNPEGLTDDERRIVMRNLGFFSTADSLVANNLVLAVYRLITNPECRQYILRQAFEEAIHTHAYQYCIESLAMDEGEIFNMYHEIPSVAKKAAWGLKYTRSISDPKFETGTPDTDKELLRNLIAYYCVLEGIFFYCGFTQILSMGRRNKMTGVAEQFQYILRDESMHLNFGIDVINQIKIENPHLWDAEMKEEATQMILQGTQLEIEYARDTMPRGVLGMNAAMMEDYLKFIANRRLSQIGLKEEYPGTTNPFPWMSEIMDLKKEKNFFETRVIEYQTGGALSWD; this is encoded by the coding sequence ATGCTGAGCTGGGACGAATTCGACAAAGAAGACAGTGAAGTAGCAACCGTGAAAGGCGCCAACGCCGGCCACGCTACTGAAGCCAACATGGACCGCCTCGACAGCGCCGGCGGTGCCGCAGCGCTGGAAGCCCGCGCCGTGACCGCCGACGACTCGGCCGCCGTGGCCCGCGCCAAGGCAGCACTGGATTCCCTCGACGTCGCCGAAGGCCTCGCCGAACTCGAAGGCGCCTCCGCCCGTGTCGCCGTTGACGAAAAGCGCATGATCAACTGCCGCGCCGACCTCAACCAACTCGTGCCTTTCAAGTACGACTGGGCCTGGCAGAAGTACCTGGACGGCTGCGCAAACCACTGGATGCCGCAAGAAGTCAACATGACCGCCGACATCGCCCTCTGGAAAAACCCGGAAGGCCTGACCGACGACGAGCGCCGCATCGTGATGCGCAACCTCGGCTTCTTCTCCACCGCCGACTCCCTGGTTGCCAACAACCTGGTCCTGGCCGTGTACCGCCTGATCACCAACCCGGAATGCCGCCAGTACATCCTGCGCCAGGCGTTCGAAGAGGCGATCCACACCCACGCCTACCAGTACTGCATCGAATCGCTGGCCATGGATGAAGGCGAGATCTTCAACATGTACCACGAGATCCCATCGGTCGCCAAAAAGGCAGCCTGGGGCCTGAAATACACCCGTTCGATCTCCGATCCGAAGTTCGAAACCGGCACCCCGGACACCGACAAAGAACTGCTGCGCAACCTGATCGCCTACTACTGCGTTCTGGAAGGCATCTTCTTCTACTGCGGCTTCACCCAGATCCTGTCCATGGGCCGCCGCAACAAAATGACCGGCGTCGCCGAGCAGTTCCAATACATCCTGCGCGACGAATCCATGCACCTGAACTTCGGCATCGACGTGATCAACCAGATCAAAATCGAAAACCCACACCTGTGGGATGCCGAAATGAAGGAAGAAGCGACCCAGATGATCCTGCAGGGTACGCAGCTGGAGATCGAATACGCGCGCGACACCATGCCTCGCGGCGTACTGGGCATGAACGCGGCGATGATGGAGGACTACCTGAAGTTCATCGCTAACCGTCGTTTGTCGCAGATTGGTTTGAAAGAGGAATACCCAGGGACGACTAACCCGTTCCCTTGGATGAGCGAGATTATGGACTTGAAGAAAGAGAAGAATTTCTTTGAGACTCGGGTTATTGAGTATCAGACTGGTGGTGCGTTGAGCTGGGATTAA
- the acs gene encoding acetate--CoA ligase — protein MSAASLYPVRPEVLANTLTDEATYKAMYQQSVVNPDGFWREQAKRLDWIKPFTTVKQTSFDDHHVDIKWFADGTLNVSYNCLDRHLAERGDQIAIIWEGDDPSESRNITYRELHEQVCKLANALRGQDVHRGDVVTIYMPMIPEAVVAMLACTRIGAIHSVVFGGFSPEALAGRIIDCKSKVVITADEGIRAGKKISLKANVDDALTNPETSSIQKVIVCKRTGGDIKWNQHRDIWYEDLMKVAGTVCAPKEMGAEEALFILYTSGSTGKPKGVQHTTGGYLLYAAMTHERVFDYRPGEIYWCTADVGWVTGHSYIVYGPLANGATTLLFEGVPNYPDITRVAKIVDKHKVNILYTAPTAIRAMMASGTAAVEGADGSSLRLLGSVGEPINPEAWDWYYKNVGKSRCPIVDTWWQTETGGNMMSPLPGAHALKPGSAARPFFGVVPALVDNLGNIIEGEAEGNLVILDSWPGQARTLYGDHDRFVDTYFKTFRGMYFTGDGARRDADGYYWITGRVDDVLNVSGHRMGTAEIESAMVAHPKVAEAAVVGVPHDIKGQGIYVYVTLKNGEEPSEQLRLELKNWVRKEIGPIASPDVIQWAPGLPKTRSGKIMRRILRKIATAEYDGLGDISTLADPGVVQHLIDTHKTMNVA, from the coding sequence ATGAGTGCGGCTTCTCTGTATCCCGTTCGTCCCGAGGTTCTGGCCAATACGCTGACTGACGAGGCGACCTACAAAGCCATGTACCAGCAGTCGGTAGTCAACCCTGACGGTTTCTGGCGCGAGCAAGCCAAGCGCCTCGACTGGATCAAGCCTTTCACCACGGTGAAGCAGACTTCCTTCGACGATCACCATGTCGACATCAAATGGTTCGCCGACGGCACCCTGAACGTTTCCTACAACTGCCTCGACCGTCATCTGGCCGAGCGCGGCGATCAGATCGCAATCATCTGGGAGGGCGATGACCCTTCCGAAAGCCGCAACATCACCTACCGCGAACTCCACGAACAAGTCTGCAAACTGGCCAACGCCCTGCGTGGTCAGGACGTGCACCGCGGCGACGTGGTGACTATCTATATGCCGATGATCCCCGAAGCCGTGGTCGCCATGCTGGCCTGCACCCGGATCGGCGCGATTCACTCGGTGGTGTTCGGCGGCTTCTCGCCGGAAGCGCTGGCGGGGCGGATCATCGACTGCAAATCGAAAGTGGTGATCACCGCTGACGAAGGCATTCGCGCCGGCAAGAAGATCTCGCTGAAAGCCAACGTCGACGACGCGCTGACCAATCCGGAAACCAGCAGCATCCAGAAAGTCATCGTGTGCAAGCGCACCGGTGGCGACATCAAGTGGAACCAGCATCGCGACATCTGGTACGAAGACCTGATGAAAGTGGCGGGCACCGTCTGCGCGCCGAAAGAGATGGGCGCTGAAGAGGCGCTGTTCATCCTTTACACCTCCGGCTCCACCGGCAAGCCGAAGGGCGTGCAGCACACCACCGGCGGTTATCTGTTGTACGCGGCGATGACCCACGAGCGCGTGTTCGACTACCGTCCGGGCGAAATCTACTGGTGCACCGCCGACGTCGGCTGGGTCACCGGTCACAGCTACATCGTCTACGGCCCGCTGGCCAATGGCGCGACCACCCTGCTGTTCGAAGGCGTGCCGAACTATCCGGACATCACCCGGGTGGCGAAGATCGTCGACAAGCACAAGGTCAACATCCTCTACACCGCGCCGACCGCGATCCGCGCGATGATGGCTTCGGGCACCGCCGCCGTTGAAGGCGCGGATGGCAGCAGTCTGCGTCTGCTCGGTTCGGTCGGCGAGCCGATCAACCCGGAAGCCTGGGACTGGTACTACAAGAATGTCGGCAAGTCGCGTTGCCCGATCGTTGATACCTGGTGGCAGACCGAAACCGGCGGCAACATGATGAGCCCGCTGCCGGGGGCGCATGCGCTGAAGCCGGGGTCGGCGGCACGTCCGTTCTTCGGCGTGGTACCGGCGCTGGTCGACAACCTCGGCAACATCATCGAGGGCGAGGCCGAGGGCAATCTGGTGATTCTCGATTCGTGGCCGGGTCAGGCGCGTACGCTGTATGGCGATCATGACCGTTTTGTCGACACCTACTTCAAGACCTTCCGGGGCATGTACTTCACCGGTGACGGTGCGCGTCGTGACGCCGATGGTTACTACTGGATCACCGGGCGTGTGGACGACGTGCTCAACGTCTCCGGCCACCGTATGGGTACGGCCGAGATCGAAAGCGCGATGGTTGCGCACCCGAAAGTCGCCGAAGCGGCGGTGGTCGGTGTGCCGCACGACATCAAGGGGCAGGGCATTTATGTCTACGTCACCTTGAAGAATGGTGAAGAGCCGAGTGAGCAACTGCGTCTGGAGCTGAAGAACTGGGTGCGCAAAGAGATCGGCCCGATTGCTTCGCCGGACGTGATCCAGTGGGCGCCGGGGCTGCCGAAGACCCGTTCGGGCAAGATCATGCGGCGGATTCTGCGCAAGATTGCTACGGCTGAGTACGATGGGTTGGGGGATATCTCGACCCTGGCGGATCCGGGTGTGGTGCAGCATTTGATTGATACGCATAAGACGATGAATGTGGCGTAA
- a CDS encoding helix-turn-helix transcriptional regulator: MRNISISQLDDTPRPVVAIGTDYSHGHLLPFHTHRRAQLLYGATGVMQVRTHDGNWVVPPQRAVWIPPGVAHEVLMLGVSTRSLYIEPGAVDLGQRCQVISVSPLMRHLLMEAVEVPLTYDLEGRDGVLIDLLLHELARSAPLPLHIPLPTDGKLLALCQTFLLQPNTHQSPQHWAEQLHISLRTFNRLFRQQTGLSFSQWRQQACVVLALARLAAGEAVTRIALDFGYESPAAFSTMFRRILGQAPSVWLEAAN; the protein is encoded by the coding sequence ATGCGCAATATTTCGATCAGTCAGTTGGATGACACGCCGCGCCCGGTGGTGGCGATCGGTACGGATTATTCCCACGGCCATCTGTTGCCATTTCATACACACCGGCGGGCGCAATTGCTGTACGGCGCGACCGGGGTGATGCAGGTTCGTACTCATGACGGCAACTGGGTAGTGCCGCCGCAACGGGCGGTGTGGATTCCGCCGGGAGTGGCGCATGAAGTGCTGATGCTCGGCGTGAGTACGCGCAGTTTGTACATCGAGCCGGGGGCGGTAGATTTGGGCCAGCGTTGTCAGGTGATCAGCGTTTCACCGTTGATGCGGCACTTGTTGATGGAAGCCGTGGAAGTGCCGCTGACTTATGACCTCGAAGGACGCGACGGCGTATTGATCGACCTGCTGCTGCATGAACTGGCGCGCAGTGCGCCCCTGCCCTTGCACATTCCGCTGCCGACTGACGGAAAGCTCCTGGCTTTGTGTCAGACCTTTCTGCTTCAGCCGAACACCCATCAGTCGCCGCAACACTGGGCCGAGCAGTTGCACATAAGCTTGCGCACCTTCAACAGATTGTTTCGGCAGCAGACCGGGTTGAGCTTCAGCCAATGGCGGCAACAGGCCTGCGTGGTGCTGGCGCTGGCGCGGTTGGCCGCCGGTGAGGCGGTGACGCGAATCGCCCTGGATTTCGGTTATGAAAGCCCGGCGGCATTCTCGACGATGTTCCGGCGCATCCTTGGACAGGCACCGTCCGTCTGGTTGGAGGCGGCGAATTAG
- a CDS encoding DUF2790 domain-containing protein: MKALLVLALSSLCATAMADEVPTDVAQQQPAIEEYTYSTHLDIANVVSMSEVPNVCEVVPMKMEYDDSKGQRHILRYSVMGNGCTN, from the coding sequence ATGAAAGCTTTATTGGTTCTGGCCCTCAGCAGTCTGTGCGCAACCGCCATGGCAGACGAGGTCCCGACTGATGTCGCACAGCAACAACCGGCTATCGAGGAATACACTTACTCGACTCACCTGGACATCGCCAACGTAGTGTCCATGAGCGAAGTTCCAAACGTCTGCGAAGTTGTTCCGATGAAAATGGAATACGACGATTCCAAGGGTCAGCGTCACATCCTGCGCTACAGCGTCATGGGTAACGGCTGCACCAATTGA
- a CDS encoding TetR/AcrR family transcriptional regulator, which produces MTAPKRLTDRKREAIIQAAIAEFRANGFEITSMDKIAATAGVSKRTVYNHFPSKEELFAEILNQLWARITAEQAVTYRPDQPLREQLQQMLLAKLQMMADDNFLGLARVAIAATIHSPERAQDMVARMGEREEGLTVWIRAAQADGRLKAVDPEFAAQQVQGLLKSFGFWPQISMGQAPLDAATQQAVAESAMEMFLARYHL; this is translated from the coding sequence ATGACAGCTCCAAAGCGCCTCACCGACCGCAAACGCGAAGCCATCATTCAGGCGGCGATTGCCGAATTCCGTGCCAACGGGTTCGAGATCACCAGCATGGACAAGATCGCGGCCACCGCCGGGGTGTCGAAGCGCACGGTGTACAACCATTTCCCGAGCAAAGAAGAACTGTTCGCCGAAATTCTCAACCAGCTCTGGGCACGCATCACTGCCGAACAGGCCGTGACCTATCGCCCGGATCAGCCGCTGCGCGAGCAACTGCAGCAGATGTTGTTGGCTAAACTGCAGATGATGGCCGATGACAATTTTCTCGGTCTGGCGCGGGTGGCGATTGCCGCCACCATCCATTCTCCGGAGCGCGCGCAGGATATGGTGGCGCGCATGGGCGAGCGGGAAGAAGGCTTGACGGTGTGGATTCGCGCCGCTCAGGCGGATGGTCGGCTCAAAGCCGTTGATCCGGAGTTCGCCGCGCAGCAGGTGCAGGGGCTGTTGAAGTCGTTTGGTTTCTGGCCGCAGATTTCCATGGGCCAGGCGCCGCTGGATGCGGCAACACAACAAGCCGTGGCCGAGTCGGCAATGGAGATGTTTCTGGCGCGATACCATCTCTAG
- a CDS encoding diguanylate cyclase — protein MENQRGKGLSFARRIYLPRAIGLGVGFFSVAAALYPLHMPAWLWALLVLNGFIWPHLAFQVSTRSNFPYHAERRNLLYDSLCGGFWTACFQFNPLTTVTILSMMTMNNVAAGGRRLFVFGALAQFAGVLLGWAIFGFKFSLTMTQIQVWACLPMLTLYPLALGMVSYQLAIKLAQHKRALSALSRTDSLTGLLNHGAWKDLLHSKFERCQQQHVPDILALIDIDHFKTINDNYGHIIGDAVLRHLARELKLLAEGEPAGRYGGDEFCVILPDQPLLKAEARMEQLRQALHQYRHPDVPELRVSLSIGLARFQPSYTDAIAWLDDADKALYTAKHTGRNTISVALGRPSSNDASQFSL, from the coding sequence ATGGAAAACCAACGCGGCAAAGGCTTGTCATTTGCCAGACGCATCTATCTGCCCAGGGCCATCGGTCTGGGCGTCGGCTTTTTCAGCGTCGCGGCAGCGCTGTATCCGCTGCACATGCCGGCCTGGCTATGGGCGCTGCTGGTGTTAAACGGTTTTATCTGGCCGCATCTGGCCTTTCAGGTTTCGACCCGCTCGAACTTTCCCTACCACGCCGAACGTCGCAATCTGTTGTACGACTCGTTGTGCGGCGGCTTCTGGACCGCGTGTTTTCAGTTCAACCCGCTGACCACCGTGACCATCCTGTCGATGATGACCATGAACAATGTCGCCGCCGGGGGCCGACGCCTGTTCGTATTCGGTGCACTCGCCCAGTTCGCCGGGGTGCTGCTGGGCTGGGCAATTTTCGGTTTCAAGTTCAGCCTGACCATGACGCAGATCCAGGTCTGGGCCTGCCTGCCGATGCTCACCCTTTATCCACTGGCACTGGGCATGGTGTCTTATCAACTGGCGATCAAACTCGCCCAGCACAAACGAGCGTTGAGCGCCCTGAGCCGCACCGACAGCCTCACCGGGCTGCTCAATCACGGCGCCTGGAAAGATCTGCTGCACAGCAAATTCGAGCGCTGCCAGCAGCAGCACGTCCCGGACATTCTGGCGCTGATCGACATCGATCACTTCAAGACCATCAACGATAACTACGGGCACATCATTGGTGACGCTGTGCTACGCCATCTGGCCCGTGAACTCAAACTGCTGGCCGAAGGTGAACCGGCGGGCCGGTATGGCGGCGACGAGTTCTGCGTGATCCTGCCCGACCAACCACTGCTCAAGGCCGAGGCGCGGATGGAACAATTGCGCCAGGCCTTGCACCAGTACCGTCATCCCGATGTGCCGGAATTGCGGGTCAGCCTGAGTATCGGCCTGGCGCGCTTTCAGCCTTCCTACACCGATGCGATTGCCTGGCTGGATGACGCCGACAAGGCGCTGTACACCGCCAAACACACGGGGCGCAACACGATCAGCGTGGCGCTGGGTCGTCCGAGCTCAAACGACGCCAGCCAATTCAGCCTTTGA
- a CDS encoding sulfite exporter TauE/SafE family protein yields the protein MFYLLLTLFGCLTGITAVLFGFGGGFVVVPLLYRMLSASHGADDPIGQSAMHIAVATSTCVMIVNALIATDKHRRAGNLIRQYLWPLGGFIALGAIIGAIAAVWASGEIIRYAFIAYLGVTIIDCLLRRGFLTRSEGVIPRRLRSTETSGGGVGIGAIATFLGVGGSVMTVPLLRRCGLSMSQATSMANPLSVPVALAGTLTYMALAGFSKMDLGAWFVGYVDLLAFAVLTAGSLVGIRLATPWIGRIPDRVHAWVYIGLLIVVMLGMLLK from the coding sequence ATGTTCTACCTACTGCTGACTCTCTTCGGCTGCCTGACCGGCATCACCGCCGTCCTGTTCGGCTTCGGCGGCGGCTTCGTCGTCGTGCCGCTGCTCTACCGCATGCTCAGCGCCAGCCACGGCGCCGACGACCCCATCGGCCAATCGGCAATGCACATCGCCGTCGCCACTTCGACCTGCGTGATGATCGTCAACGCCCTGATCGCCACCGACAAACACCGCCGCGCCGGCAACCTGATCCGCCAATACCTGTGGCCGCTCGGCGGCTTCATCGCCCTCGGCGCGATCATCGGCGCGATAGCCGCGGTGTGGGCCAGCGGCGAAATCATTCGCTACGCCTTCATCGCCTACCTCGGCGTGACCATCATCGACTGCCTGCTCAGACGCGGCTTCCTCACCCGCAGCGAAGGCGTCATCCCACGCCGACTCCGCAGTACAGAAACATCCGGCGGCGGTGTAGGCATCGGCGCCATCGCCACGTTCCTCGGTGTAGGAGGAAGCGTCATGACCGTGCCGCTGTTGCGCCGCTGCGGACTGAGCATGTCCCAGGCCACGTCCATGGCGAACCCGCTGAGCGTGCCGGTGGCATTGGCCGGAACGCTGACCTACATGGCACTGGCCGGTTTCAGCAAGATGGATCTGGGCGCGTGGTTTGTCGGGTATGTGGACTTGCTGGCGTTTGCGGTGTTGACGGCGGGGTCGTTGGTCGGGATTCGCTTGGCCACGCCGTGGATCGGGCGGATACCGGATCGGGTGCATGCTTGGGTGTATATCGGTCTGTTAATCGTCGTGATGCTGGGCATGCTGCTCAAGTAG
- a CDS encoding XRE family transcriptional regulator — protein MSEIEESKGCVYKDLEGVDASDMQNKARHVTRLAALIETAPVSKADVAQRLGLNPESLEEILRGKFRDINVSTLVSYGDLMSENNLEK, from the coding sequence TTGAGTGAAATCGAAGAAAGCAAAGGTTGTGTTTATAAGGATCTGGAAGGCGTGGATGCGAGTGACATGCAAAATAAGGCCCGGCATGTCACACGATTAGCTGCACTCATAGAAACAGCTCCCGTGAGCAAAGCCGACGTAGCTCAAAGACTTGGTTTGAATCCGGAAAGTCTGGAAGAGATTCTCCGGGGGAAATTCCGCGACATAAACGTTTCCACGTTGGTGAGCTATGGGGACTTGATGTCGGAAAACAATCTCGAAAAATAA
- a CDS encoding ABC transporter substrate-binding protein, translating into MKKLVLLGALALSVLSLNSFADEKPLKIGIEAAYPPFASKAPDGSIVGFDYDIGNALCEQMQVKCVWVEQEFDGLIPALKVRKIDAILSSMSITEDRKKSVDFTNKYYNTPARLVMKQGTVVSDNLSELKGKNIGVQRGSIHERFAREVLAPLGAEIKPYGSQNEIYLDVAAGRLDGTVADATLLQDGFLNTDSGKGFAFVGPQFTDVKYFGDGVGIAVRKGDALKDKINAAIAAIRENGKYKAIQDKYFAFDIYGK; encoded by the coding sequence ATGAAGAAACTTGTGCTGCTTGGCGCCCTGGCACTGTCCGTGCTGTCGCTGAATTCCTTCGCTGATGAAAAACCTCTGAAGATCGGTATCGAAGCGGCTTACCCTCCGTTCGCTTCGAAAGCGCCGGATGGCAGCATCGTCGGTTTCGACTACGACATCGGCAACGCCCTGTGCGAGCAGATGCAGGTCAAGTGTGTGTGGGTCGAGCAAGAGTTCGACGGTCTGATCCCGGCACTGAAAGTGCGCAAGATCGACGCGATCCTGTCGTCCATGTCGATCACTGAAGACCGCAAGAAATCCGTGGACTTCACCAACAAGTACTACAACACCCCGGCCCGTCTGGTCATGAAGCAAGGCACCGTTGTCAGCGACAACCTGTCTGAGCTCAAGGGCAAGAACATCGGTGTGCAACGTGGTTCGATCCACGAGCGTTTCGCTCGCGAAGTCCTGGCCCCGCTGGGTGCCGAGATCAAGCCATACGGCTCGCAGAACGAAATCTACCTCGACGTGGCCGCTGGTCGTCTCGACGGTACCGTGGCTGACGCCACCCTGTTGCAGGACGGCTTCCTGAACACTGATTCCGGCAAAGGCTTCGCCTTCGTTGGCCCGCAGTTCACCGACGTCAAATACTTCGGCGACGGCGTGGGCATCGCTGTGCGCAAGGGCGACGCGCTGAAAGACAAGATCAACGCGGCCATCGCGGCCATCCGTGAAAACGGTAAATACAAAGCCATCCAGGACAAATACTTCGCCTTCGATATCTACGGCAAGTAA
- a CDS encoding HNH endonuclease → MSDKKKDTDWTAVEIEAAVDAYLKMFALERTGKKLNKAHENRLLRASALQNRTEGSVEFRMQNISAVLLRMHREYIKGYKPARNVGTNVEPVIRAVLIAKGVTLGDPTVPTADEEALEQRALALEKLTLEDEPAGIVKPKRAPAQSTAFIRDPKVRAWVRQKAKGMCEGCGEPAPFTKNDSPYLEVHHVKHLANKGSDRISNAVALCPNCHRRCHHSNDSKEFTESLYARVKRLKRE, encoded by the coding sequence ATGAGCGACAAGAAAAAAGATACTGATTGGACTGCTGTTGAGATTGAGGCGGCGGTTGATGCCTATCTGAAAATGTTTGCGCTTGAGCGAACCGGCAAAAAACTCAACAAAGCGCATGAGAATCGCCTACTGCGTGCATCTGCCTTGCAAAACCGCACCGAAGGCTCAGTTGAATTCCGTATGCAGAACATTTCTGCTGTTCTCTTGAGGATGCATAGGGAATACATCAAAGGGTACAAGCCAGCCAGAAACGTTGGGACGAACGTCGAGCCAGTCATCCGAGCAGTATTGATCGCGAAGGGAGTCACGCTTGGGGATCCAACTGTTCCGACTGCGGATGAAGAAGCACTAGAACAGAGAGCTCTGGCGCTAGAGAAACTAACTCTTGAAGACGAACCTGCGGGGATTGTTAAGCCGAAGCGCGCTCCCGCCCAAAGTACTGCATTTATACGTGATCCAAAGGTTAGAGCCTGGGTTCGTCAGAAAGCCAAAGGAATGTGTGAAGGGTGCGGTGAACCGGCGCCGTTCACTAAAAATGACTCTCCTTACCTTGAAGTTCATCACGTGAAGCATTTGGCGAATAAGGGCTCTGATCGAATCAGCAACGCTGTGGCACTTTGCCCGAACTGTCATCGACGCTGCCATCACTCGAATGACAGCAAAGAGTTCACCGAGTCGCTATATGCGAGGGTCAAACGGTTGAAGCGTGAGTAA
- a CDS encoding MBL fold metallo-hydrolase — translation MANPEFPADQTSTPEASRQDQGLFRNHAPVQREGLRKMLRIMWNMIFHKPRNTRPAAAIPVHALTREDLLAAPNHSVYRLGHSTLLLKLRDKFWITDPVFAERASPVQWAGPKRFHQPPISIDQLPPIEAVILSHNHYDHLDYQAVLNLAAKTNYFLTPLGVGDTLIKWGIDASKVRQYDWWQGTEIAGIRFVATPSQHFSGRGLFDGNSTLWASWVMIDGDTRIFFSGDSGYFDGFKRIGEQYGPFDLTLMETGAYNVEWPHVHMQPEETLQAHIDLKGRWLFPIHNGTFDLAMHAWHEPFDRILSLAWERSVAITTPQMGEAFNLMQPQRGSAWWLAVEGESEGVVQNA, via the coding sequence ATGGCCAACCCAGAATTCCCTGCGGATCAAACTTCCACGCCTGAAGCCTCTCGCCAGGATCAAGGACTGTTCCGTAACCATGCGCCGGTGCAACGCGAAGGCCTGCGCAAAATGCTGCGGATCATGTGGAACATGATCTTTCACAAGCCACGCAATACTCGTCCCGCCGCTGCGATCCCGGTGCACGCGCTGACGCGTGAAGACTTGCTGGCAGCCCCCAACCACAGCGTCTACCGCCTCGGACACTCGACCTTGCTGCTGAAACTGCGCGACAAATTCTGGATCACCGATCCGGTCTTCGCCGAGCGCGCCTCGCCAGTGCAATGGGCCGGCCCGAAACGCTTTCACCAGCCGCCGATCAGCATCGACCAGTTGCCGCCGATCGAAGCGGTGATCCTGTCGCACAACCACTACGACCACCTCGATTACCAGGCGGTACTGAACCTGGCGGCTAAAACCAATTACTTCCTGACCCCGCTGGGCGTCGGCGATACCCTGATCAAGTGGGGCATCGACGCCAGCAAAGTCCGTCAATACGACTGGTGGCAGGGCACTGAAATTGCCGGCATCCGCTTCGTCGCCACCCCATCGCAGCATTTCTCCGGCCGTGGCCTGTTCGACGGCAACAGCACCCTCTGGGCCTCGTGGGTGATGATCGACGGCGACACGCGGATCTTCTTCAGCGGCGACAGCGGCTACTTCGACGGCTTCAAACGCATCGGCGAACAGTATGGCCCATTCGACCTGACCCTGATGGAAACCGGCGCCTACAACGTCGAATGGCCGCACGTGCACATGCAACCCGAAGAAACCCTGCAAGCGCACATCGACCTCAAGGGCCGTTGGCTGTTTCCGATCCACAACGGCACCTTCGACCTGGCGATGCACGCCTGGCACGAACCGTTTGATCGCATCCTGTCACTGGCCTGGGAACGCAGTGTTGCGATCACCACGCCGCAAATGGGCGAGGCGTTCAACCTTATGCAGCCGCAGCGCGGGAGTGCGTGGTGGTTGGCGGTTGAAGGGGAGAGTGAAGGGGTGGTGCAGAACGCCTGA